The proteins below come from a single Chryseobacterium capnotolerans genomic window:
- a CDS encoding T9SS type A sorting domain-containing protein, with translation MKKLYFSACTLCTILGLSAQEVLWQKDIQSSTQDFLSQVTTTIDQQYLITGSSIQSGNGKLEAGSKQNNGYDFHLVKLNQQGEQAWEKYFSGNNHDYLSATVSTQDGGFLVAGTSYSGKGLDKKEDSKGGSDMWLIRINEFGDELWQKTLGTASDEEAKAVIQTTDLGFFIAGNVQNSSKGYGSKDVWITRLDKDGKELSQLIIGGKSLDEVEKMIPTKDGGALLGIYSRSSEVKDSGVRNSESKSSTGSTSTYNLLSAASKQSSNFGEGDYWIVKLDKNGKVEWEKNFGGKGDDHIRTLALTSNGYIIGGESRSERSGNKTVGIEEGTDLWLIALNERGDEQWQKSYNFKNRDILMGMSVIHSSDDKSSKGILLGGYTQAEGRIEKDDETFWMLYLDANGNEQWRKHVAGESRQKEERLSDLKLNRDGSIVLAGTSAKELGKENWKIVKLGDKQVNDLIAKYDIKIYPNPVSDYAYVEIGFDFKEADIMLYDMSGRQLQSLKTKNRVTKINTQALIQGAYLVTIKTDNNKTANAKLIKK, from the coding sequence ATGAAAAAACTTTATTTTAGTGCATGTACGCTATGCACCATTCTGGGACTGTCTGCCCAGGAAGTTCTCTGGCAAAAAGATATCCAATCCTCTACCCAGGATTTTCTAAGTCAGGTGACCACAACAATCGATCAGCAATACCTTATCACAGGAAGTTCTATACAGTCAGGAAATGGGAAGCTGGAGGCTGGAAGTAAGCAGAACAACGGTTATGATTTCCATTTGGTGAAACTTAACCAACAGGGAGAACAGGCCTGGGAAAAGTATTTCTCAGGAAATAATCATGATTATCTTTCTGCAACGGTATCTACCCAGGATGGCGGATTTCTTGTAGCCGGAACTTCATATTCAGGAAAAGGACTGGATAAGAAAGAGGATTCCAAAGGCGGATCTGATATGTGGCTGATCCGAATCAATGAATTCGGAGATGAACTATGGCAGAAAACTCTGGGAACTGCTTCAGATGAAGAAGCCAAAGCAGTGATCCAAACTACAGATCTAGGATTCTTTATTGCCGGAAATGTTCAAAACTCCTCCAAAGGCTATGGTTCTAAGGATGTCTGGATCACAAGACTCGACAAAGACGGAAAAGAACTCTCTCAATTGATCATAGGCGGAAAAAGTCTGGACGAAGTAGAAAAAATGATTCCAACAAAGGATGGTGGAGCCTTATTGGGAATATATTCCAGGAGTTCCGAGGTTAAGGATTCCGGGGTTAGAAATTCTGAAAGTAAATCTTCGACTGGAAGTACTAGTACCTATAACCTACTATCTGCTGCCTCAAAACAAAGCAGCAACTTCGGTGAAGGCGACTACTGGATTGTCAAACTGGACAAAAACGGAAAAGTAGAATGGGAAAAGAACTTTGGCGGGAAAGGAGATGATCATATCAGAACCCTGGCTTTAACTTCAAACGGCTATATCATTGGCGGTGAATCGAGATCCGAAAGATCCGGAAACAAAACGGTAGGGATTGAAGAAGGCACAGACCTTTGGCTGATTGCATTGAATGAAAGAGGTGATGAGCAGTGGCAGAAATCCTATAATTTCAAAAACCGCGATATCCTGATGGGAATGAGTGTCATTCATTCTTCAGATGACAAGTCTTCAAAAGGAATTCTGTTAGGCGGTTACACTCAAGCTGAAGGAAGAATAGAAAAAGATGATGAGACCTTCTGGATGCTATATCTGGATGCAAATGGCAATGAACAGTGGAGAAAACATGTCGCAGGAGAGTCCAGACAAAAAGAAGAAAGGCTTTCAGATTTGAAATTAAACAGGGACGGTTCTATTGTTTTAGCAGGAACTAGTGCCAAAGAATTAGGAAAAGAGAATTGGAAGATTGTAAAGCTAGGTGATAAGCAAGTGAATGATCTGATAGCAAAATACGATATCAAGATCTATCCAAATCCTGTATCGGATTATGCGTATGTAGAAATCGGCTTTGATTTCAAAGAAGCTGATATTATGCTGTATGATATGAGCGGAAGGCAACTTCAGAGCTTAAAAACCAAAAACAGAGTGACTAAAATTAATACCCAAGCTTTGATACAGGGGGCTTATTTAGTAACCATAAAAA
- the hisIE gene encoding bifunctional phosphoribosyl-AMP cyclohydrolase/phosphoribosyl-ATP diphosphatase HisIE produces MKINFNKDNGLVPVVIQDNRTLQVLMLGYMNAEALEKTQKEKVVTFFSRSKNRLWTKGEESGNFLTVKSIDIDCDQDTLLIKVVPTHIVCHTGSFSCFGEKDSKGFIYELEETISQRIDSKASESYTYSLYERGINKMAQKLGEEAVELVIEAKDNNDKLFKNEAADLLYHLLILLKAKSFSLEEIEEVLQSRNQ; encoded by the coding sequence ATGAAGATTAATTTTAATAAAGATAACGGACTTGTTCCTGTTGTGATTCAGGATAACCGAACGCTGCAGGTTTTGATGCTGGGGTATATGAATGCAGAAGCTCTTGAGAAAACACAAAAAGAAAAAGTAGTGACTTTTTTCAGCCGTTCCAAAAACAGACTCTGGACAAAAGGGGAAGAATCAGGTAACTTTTTAACTGTAAAAAGTATCGATATCGATTGTGATCAGGATACCTTACTGATTAAAGTTGTTCCCACTCATATCGTATGTCATACCGGGAGTTTCAGCTGTTTTGGAGAAAAGGATTCAAAAGGTTTTATCTATGAGCTGGAAGAAACAATATCGCAAAGAATTGACAGTAAAGCCAGTGAGTCCTATACCTATTCACTGTATGAAAGAGGGATCAATAAGATGGCTCAGAAACTAGGAGAGGAAGCGGTGGAATTAGTTATTGAAGCTAAAGATAATAATGACAAGCTTTTTAAAAATGAAGCGGCTGACCTTTTATACCATTTACTGATTTTATTAAAAGCAAAAAGCTTTTCGCTTGAGGAAATTGAAGAAGTTCTTCAAAGCCGAAATCAATGA
- the hisF gene encoding imidazole glycerol phosphate synthase subunit HisF, producing the protein MIPCLDIKDGSTVKGINFEDLKNAGDPVELAKKYEAEGADELVFLDITATLENRKTFVELVRKIAQELSIPFTVGGGIASVEDVRKLLEAGADKISINSAAVKEPKLIAELANEFGSQCVVVAIDTKRIDQADLVHIKGGREATELNTVEWAKRAEALGAGEILLTSMDGDGTKNGFDLYITQQVSEKISIPVIASGGAGTVNDFVKVFNETKATGALAASIFHFNEIGIKDLKQQLKTQKIDIR; encoded by the coding sequence ATTATTCCATGTCTGGATATTAAGGATGGAAGTACGGTAAAGGGAATCAACTTCGAGGATCTTAAAAATGCCGGAGATCCCGTAGAACTTGCTAAAAAATATGAAGCAGAGGGTGCTGATGAACTGGTTTTCCTTGATATTACAGCAACGCTGGAAAACAGGAAAACATTTGTAGAATTAGTACGGAAAATAGCTCAGGAACTAAGCATACCATTTACCGTTGGTGGTGGAATAGCCTCTGTTGAAGATGTCAGAAAGCTTTTAGAGGCCGGAGCAGATAAGATCAGTATCAATTCTGCTGCTGTTAAAGAACCCAAACTGATTGCTGAACTGGCTAATGAATTCGGAAGTCAGTGTGTAGTGGTTGCTATTGATACCAAAAGAATTGACCAAGCTGATCTTGTCCATATTAAAGGCGGAAGAGAAGCTACAGAACTGAACACGGTAGAATGGGCAAAAAGAGCAGAAGCCTTGGGAGCAGGTGAAATTCTTTTAACTTCAATGGATGGTGACGGAACCAAAAACGGGTTTGACCTTTACATTACCCAACAGGTTTCAGAAAAGATCTCAATTCCTGTAATCGCTTCCGGGGGCGCCGGAACTGTAAATGATTTTGTTAAAGTTTTTAATGAAACGAAAGCTACAGGAGCTTTGGCAGCCAGTATATTCCATTTTAATGAAATAGGAATTAAAGATTTAAAACAACAATTAAAAACTCAGAAAATAGACATACGATGA
- the hisA gene encoding 1-(5-phosphoribosyl)-5-[(5-phosphoribosylamino)methylideneamino]imidazole-4-carboxamide isomerase: MKIIPAIDVIDGKCVRLSKGDYSTKKIYNEDPVEVAREFEDFGIQFLHLVDLDGAKSKHIVNQKVLENIAKSTSLQIDFGGGLKTSQDIETAFNSGAKQITLGSIAVQDPEFCLTVIEKYGPGKIILGADCDNRKIKTSGWLEESNLDIIDFILGYQKKGINTVICTDISKDGMLEGPSTELYIETLSTTSIQLVASGGISGINDVYKMKDIGCAGTIIGKAIYEGRISLQQLQNFIENA; encoded by the coding sequence ATGAAGATTATTCCTGCTATTGATGTTATTGACGGAAAATGTGTGCGTTTATCCAAAGGAGATTATAGCACCAAGAAAATATACAATGAAGATCCTGTAGAAGTGGCCAGAGAGTTTGAAGACTTTGGTATTCAGTTTCTTCATCTTGTGGATCTTGACGGGGCAAAATCTAAGCATATTGTTAATCAGAAAGTGCTTGAAAATATTGCGAAATCAACTTCGTTACAGATTGATTTTGGGGGCGGTTTAAAAACTTCGCAGGATATTGAAACAGCTTTCAATTCCGGTGCAAAGCAGATTACATTGGGAAGTATTGCGGTACAGGATCCCGAGTTTTGTCTTACCGTTATTGAAAAATATGGTCCCGGAAAAATTATTTTGGGAGCAGATTGTGACAACAGGAAGATTAAAACCTCCGGCTGGCTGGAAGAAAGCAATCTGGATATTATTGATTTTATTCTTGGATATCAGAAAAAAGGAATCAACACGGTGATATGCACTGATATTTCAAAGGATGGGATGCTGGAAGGTCCTTCAACAGAGCTTTATATCGAAACTTTATCTACAACATCAATACAGTTGGTAGCCAGTGGTGGTATTTCCGGGATTAATGATGTCTATAAAATGAAAGATATCGGCTGCGCCGGAACAATCATCGGGAAAGCAATTTACGAAGGAAGAATAAGCCTTCAACAACTTCAAAATTTTATTGAAAATGCTTAA
- the hisH gene encoding imidazole glycerol phosphate synthase subunit HisH translates to MIAIIKYNGGNVSSVQNALNRLNIDSVITDDPEQILKADKVIFPGVGEASSTMKLLKAKGLDYLIPTLKQPVLGICLGMQLMCKGNEEGNTEGLGIFDISVKRFPPLDLVPHMGWNTLSKQESSIFSGIEPENDVYFVHSYYCELSEFTTSVCDYILPFSASLQKDNFYAVQFHPEKSGDVGSRILNNFINLS, encoded by the coding sequence ATGATCGCAATAATAAAATATAACGGAGGGAATGTAAGCTCCGTACAGAACGCTTTAAACAGGCTGAATATCGACTCAGTCATTACAGATGACCCTGAACAGATCCTGAAAGCTGATAAGGTTATTTTCCCTGGTGTAGGCGAAGCCTCGTCTACGATGAAGCTGTTGAAAGCAAAAGGGCTTGATTACCTTATTCCTACATTAAAACAACCTGTTTTAGGGATATGTCTGGGTATGCAGCTGATGTGTAAAGGAAATGAGGAAGGAAATACAGAAGGTTTGGGGATTTTCGATATCAGTGTCAAAAGGTTTCCTCCTTTGGATCTTGTCCCTCATATGGGCTGGAATACGCTTTCAAAACAAGAATCTTCAATATTCTCTGGAATTGAACCCGAAAATGATGTGTATTTTGTGCATAGTTATTATTGTGAACTGTCAGAATTTACTACTTCGGTTTGTGATTATATTCTTCCATTTAGTGCCTCTCTACAGAAAGATAACTTTTATGCGGTTCAGTTTCATCCAGAGAAATCGGGGGATGTGGGCAGCCGAATATTAAATAATTTTATAAACTTATCATGA
- the hisB gene encoding bifunctional histidinol-phosphatase/imidazoleglycerol-phosphate dehydratase HisB: MKKVLFIDRDGTLIIEPPIDFQVDSLEKLEFYPGVFQNLSKIAGELDYELVMVTNQDGLGTESFPFEDFIKPQEKMLKAFQNEGVIFSDILIDKSFESENLPTRKPGIGMLAKYIYGDYDLENSYVIGDRITDVQLAKNMGSKSIFLNENFNGEADLSTTEWSTIYQFLKTGMRSAKVYRKTNETEIEIEVNIDGKGKSEISTGLHFFDHMLEQIARHGNMDLKIKVNGDLQVDEHHTVEDTGIVLGEAVLKALGKKKGIERYGFLLPMDDCLSQVAIDFGGRSWLVWDAEFKREKIGDVPTEMFFHFFKSFTDSSRTNLNIKAEGENEHHKIESIFKAFAKAVKMAVNQSDSNYNLPSTKGSL, from the coding sequence ATGAAAAAAGTATTATTTATCGATCGGGATGGTACCTTGATTATTGAACCACCTATTGATTTTCAGGTAGATTCATTAGAGAAACTGGAATTTTATCCCGGTGTTTTCCAAAACCTTTCAAAAATTGCCGGTGAACTGGATTATGAATTGGTGATGGTGACCAACCAGGACGGGCTAGGAACAGAAAGTTTTCCTTTCGAAGACTTTATAAAGCCTCAAGAAAAAATGCTCAAAGCTTTCCAAAATGAAGGGGTTATTTTCAGTGATATTTTAATTGATAAAAGCTTTGAAAGTGAAAATTTACCCACCAGAAAACCTGGCATAGGAATGCTTGCAAAATACATTTATGGGGATTATGATCTTGAGAATTCCTATGTGATTGGTGATCGGATTACAGATGTTCAACTTGCTAAAAATATGGGGTCTAAATCTATTTTCCTAAATGAAAACTTTAATGGTGAAGCAGATCTTTCTACAACAGAATGGAGTACGATTTATCAGTTCTTAAAGACGGGAATGAGGAGCGCAAAAGTCTACAGAAAGACCAATGAAACAGAAATCGAAATTGAGGTCAATATTGATGGAAAAGGAAAATCTGAAATCTCTACCGGACTCCACTTTTTTGATCACATGCTGGAACAGATTGCCAGACACGGAAATATGGATCTTAAGATCAAAGTAAACGGAGATCTTCAGGTAGATGAGCACCACACCGTAGAAGATACAGGAATTGTACTGGGGGAAGCTGTTTTAAAAGCGCTGGGAAAGAAAAAAGGAATTGAAAGGTATGGTTTCCTGCTTCCGATGGATGACTGTCTATCACAGGTCGCTATTGATTTTGGCGGTAGATCATGGCTGGTTTGGGATGCAGAATTCAAAAGAGAAAAAATAGGAGATGTGCCAACAGAAATGTTTTTTCACTTTTTTAAATCTTTTACAGATTCTTCAAGAACCAATTTGAATATTAAAGCAGAAGGAGAAAATGAGCATCACAAAATAGAATCAATTTTTAAAGCTTTTGCTAAAGCAGTGAAAATGGCCGTCAATCAATCTGATAGTAACTATAATTTACCCTCAACAAAAGGAAGTTTATAA
- the hisC gene encoding histidinol-phosphate transaminase, whose translation MNTISTNTLVRENILKLKPYISFRDHNEFNEPTFLDANESPFGEWNRYPDSTQRKLKNKLAELKNLSAKQIAVGNGSDELIDLIIKIFCEPKKDAILMMNPSFAMYGFYAAINENRVLQLNLDENFEIVKNDFLNIIKEESIKIFFLCSPNNPTGNSTEDIEFYIQNFNGIVVVDEAYIEFSGKKSSLELLEKYPNLIVLQTFSKAWGMAGARVGVAYSSEEITQLINTVKAPYNVNALSQELILNVLEDESALKKNVHDIIAEREWLQAQFKSIECITKVFPTDANFFLIKMKDIEKVYAQMLEQEILTSRRDPAIPGCIRINVGNRKENEKLITLLKNI comes from the coding sequence ATGAACACAATCAGTACCAATACATTAGTAAGAGAGAATATTTTAAAATTAAAACCTTATATAAGCTTCAGGGATCATAATGAGTTCAATGAGCCCACATTTTTGGATGCTAATGAAAGTCCTTTTGGAGAATGGAACCGTTATCCCGATTCTACTCAAAGAAAACTTAAAAACAAGTTAGCTGAACTTAAAAACTTATCTGCTAAACAGATAGCCGTAGGAAATGGAAGTGATGAACTGATTGATTTAATTATTAAAATCTTCTGTGAGCCTAAAAAGGATGCTATTTTGATGATGAATCCCTCTTTTGCAATGTATGGCTTTTATGCTGCTATTAATGAAAACAGGGTTTTACAACTGAATCTGGATGAGAACTTTGAGATTGTAAAAAATGACTTTTTAAACATCATAAAAGAAGAATCTATAAAGATTTTCTTTCTGTGTTCTCCTAACAACCCAACCGGAAACAGCACAGAAGATATTGAGTTTTATATTCAGAATTTCAATGGGATTGTGGTGGTAGATGAAGCTTATATTGAATTTTCCGGAAAAAAATCAAGCCTGGAGCTTTTGGAAAAGTATCCTAATCTGATTGTACTACAGACTTTTTCAAAAGCCTGGGGAATGGCAGGAGCCAGAGTAGGTGTAGCTTATTCTTCTGAAGAAATTACTCAGTTAATTAATACAGTGAAAGCACCCTATAATGTGAATGCATTGAGCCAGGAACTCATTTTGAATGTGCTGGAAGATGAAAGTGCATTGAAAAAGAATGTACATGATATTATTGCTGAGCGTGAATGGCTGCAGGCACAATTTAAGAGCATTGAATGCATTACCAAGGTCTTCCCAACGGATGCTAACTTTTTTTTAATCAAAATGAAAGACATAGAAAAGGTATATGCACAAATGCTGGAACAGGAAATTTTAACAAGCAGAAGAGATCCTGCCATTCCGGGATGTATCAGGATTAATGTAGGAAACCGCAAGGAGAATGAGAAGCTGATTACTCTTTTAAAGAACATATAG